In Pseudoalteromonas xiamenensis, the following are encoded in one genomic region:
- a CDS encoding mannose-1-phosphate guanylyltransferase/mannose-6-phosphate isomerase, translated as MILPVIMAGGSGTRLWPLSRGNYPKQFLSLNGDLTMLQQTVERLKGIEHKRVMLICNEEHRFIAAEQLRQLGIQHGGIFLEPVGRNTAPAIALAAFKAIESNDDAMLLVLAADHIIKNTAAFQQSVVAAQLLAEQGKLVTFGIVGDKPETGYGYIKRGTAILNSQAFVVERFVEKPDVTTAKEYMASGEYYWNSGMFMFRASRYLEELKVHRPDIYDACKKAIAVQNTDMDFIRVDKAAFEACPDESIDYAVMEKTRDAVVIPMDAGWSDVGGFAALWEVSEQDENGNAFKGNVKAIDTHNTLVFGDNQLVATVGVSDLVIVNTKDAVLVAHKDKAQEVKQIVNQLKAEKRSEVTFHREVFRPWGKYDSVDSGERFQVKRITVKPGAKLSVQMHHHRAEHWIVVSGTAKVQINDTEQFVTENESVYIPITAVHALENPGKVDLELIEVQSGSYLGEDDIVRFEDRYGRVEGK; from the coding sequence ATGATTTTACCAGTAATAATGGCCGGTGGTTCGGGAACAAGGTTATGGCCACTATCTCGAGGTAATTACCCAAAGCAATTTTTGTCGCTAAATGGCGACTTGACGATGCTGCAACAAACGGTAGAGCGTTTAAAAGGCATTGAGCACAAGCGAGTTATGCTCATCTGCAATGAAGAACATCGCTTTATTGCAGCTGAGCAATTGCGTCAACTAGGCATTCAGCATGGCGGTATTTTCTTAGAGCCTGTTGGCCGAAATACCGCGCCTGCAATTGCGTTGGCAGCATTCAAGGCAATTGAAAGCAATGATGATGCAATGCTATTGGTGTTAGCCGCAGACCATATCATTAAAAATACCGCTGCTTTTCAGCAAAGCGTTGTAGCTGCACAACTACTTGCAGAGCAAGGAAAGCTAGTTACCTTTGGTATCGTTGGCGACAAACCTGAAACAGGTTATGGCTACATCAAACGTGGTACCGCGATACTGAATAGTCAAGCATTTGTGGTCGAGCGTTTTGTTGAAAAGCCAGATGTAACCACAGCAAAAGAATACATGGCTTCAGGTGAATATTATTGGAATAGCGGTATGTTTATGTTTAGAGCAAGTCGTTATTTGGAAGAGTTAAAAGTCCATCGGCCAGATATCTATGATGCGTGTAAAAAGGCAATTGCTGTGCAAAATACCGATATGGACTTTATCCGTGTTGATAAAGCGGCGTTTGAAGCCTGTCCTGACGAATCTATTGATTATGCGGTAATGGAAAAAACACGCGATGCGGTCGTTATCCCTATGGATGCAGGGTGGAGTGATGTTGGCGGTTTTGCGGCACTTTGGGAAGTCTCTGAGCAAGATGAAAACGGTAACGCTTTCAAGGGCAATGTTAAAGCGATTGACACCCATAATACGCTAGTGTTTGGTGACAACCAGCTTGTTGCAACAGTCGGCGTTAGTGATTTAGTGATTGTTAACACTAAAGATGCCGTTTTGGTTGCTCATAAAGACAAAGCACAAGAAGTAAAACAAATAGTTAATCAATTAAAGGCTGAAAAGCGCTCAGAAGTGACCTTCCATCGAGAAGTTTTCCGTCCTTGGGGCAAATACGACTCGGTTGACAGTGGAGAGCGTTTTCAAGTGAAGCGTATTACAGTGAAGCCAGGCGCGAAGTTGTCAGTGCAAATGCATCATCATAGAGCCGAGCATTGGATTGTGGTTTCTGGTACTGCAAAAGTGCAAATTAATGATACAGAGCAGTTTGTTACTGAGAATGAGTCGGTGTACATTCCAATCACGGCGGTGCATGCGTTAGAAAACCCAGGCAAGGTTGATTTAGAGCTGATTGAAGTTCAGTCGGGCTCTTACCTAGGTGAAGATGATATTGTTCGCTTTGAAGATCGCTATGGACGTGTTGAGGGGAAGTAA
- a CDS encoding glycosyltransferase family 2 protein has protein sequence MVRYLICVVSHGHARYILDNKELAELSEFDNVDIVVRDNLGELSLKEYCAQNGFAYLHSPLPLGFGDNNNAVFDYGVRELGFTDQDWFLMINPDVLIEKEQFKALIVELNEGRRDFYTINLYKDHGFTIPENSVRYFAGFLSLFNPILLRPINSIYDKSVLEDNSYVEWASGAFLCIKFGVFGRVGGFDSRYFMYFEDVDLCFRLKEQGVYLTYLKNIKAIHCGQYKNRSLFSKHFRWYLSSLFRFLFVRRRFI, from the coding sequence ATGGTAAGGTATTTAATTTGTGTAGTCTCTCATGGGCATGCTCGTTATATCTTAGATAATAAAGAGCTTGCTGAGCTTTCAGAGTTTGATAATGTCGATATTGTAGTTAGAGATAATTTGGGTGAGTTATCTTTAAAAGAGTACTGCGCTCAAAATGGTTTTGCTTATTTGCATAGCCCATTACCTCTTGGGTTTGGTGATAACAATAATGCTGTTTTTGATTATGGTGTGCGGGAATTGGGTTTTACAGACCAAGACTGGTTTCTAATGATTAACCCTGATGTGTTAATAGAGAAGGAGCAGTTTAAAGCTTTGATTGTTGAGCTAAATGAAGGGCGGAGAGATTTTTACACTATTAATTTGTATAAAGATCATGGTTTTACAATACCGGAGAATTCTGTTAGGTATTTCGCTGGTTTTCTAAGTTTATTTAACCCCATTTTATTAAGGCCAATTAACTCGATTTATGATAAGAGTGTTTTGGAGGATAATTCTTATGTAGAATGGGCTTCTGGGGCGTTTCTGTGTATAAAGTTTGGTGTCTTTGGTCGTGTTGGTGGTTTTGATTCGCGTTACTTTATGTACTTTGAAGATGTGGATTTGTGTTTTCGATTGAAAGAGCAGGGAGTGTATTTGACTTATCTAAAAAATATTAAAGCGATTCATTGTGGGCAGTATAAAAATCGCTCTCTCTTTTCAAAGCATTTTAGATGGTATTTAAGCAGTCTTTTTAGGTTTTTGTTTGTTCGAAGGCGTTTTATTTAA
- a CDS encoding glycosyltransferase family 4 protein: MGKVLMTDFCRKKILVDARSLVDNPAGIARYTANIVKELFELGCEIELVSNKEIVLPEVLNNLGLKIHNQWFSKYIPGSLYIAISGLFFSGRSYVFWGPNHVVPLFGLRNILTVHDIVMIRHPETMTLVNKWSNKVFLILSLFFSTKVTTVSEFTKNELVKVFGFMKMKTVDVIRNSVDRSVFNNKHKEGVRHPNRFILTVGTLEPRKNLSSVIEDFIALVKETDYEGDLLIVGKKGWLIESYLDNKIEVKMKDRIKFTGFISDSLLALYYSTCDLFVFPSLYEGFGIPPLEAYCCGAKVISTKNSEIPSLNLKGIIFLDPKEQRFVEAMKTMLKSKHEISEYRETWRINSIALKRLLDDIARE, encoded by the coding sequence GTGGGAAAAGTACTTATGACTGATTTTTGCAGAAAAAAAATATTGGTCGATGCTCGCAGTTTGGTAGATAACCCAGCTGGCATTGCTCGCTATACAGCAAATATTGTTAAAGAGCTGTTTGAATTAGGTTGCGAAATTGAGTTGGTTTCTAATAAAGAAATTGTTTTACCAGAAGTTTTGAATAATTTAGGATTGAAAATCCACAATCAATGGTTTTCTAAATATATACCAGGAAGTCTATATATTGCAATTTCTGGGTTGTTTTTCTCCGGTAGGAGTTATGTTTTTTGGGGGCCTAATCATGTTGTTCCTCTATTTGGTTTGAGAAATATATTGACTGTTCATGATATCGTTATGATACGGCATCCTGAAACTATGACATTAGTGAATAAGTGGTCTAATAAAGTTTTTCTAATTCTCTCTTTGTTTTTTTCTACCAAAGTCACAACGGTTTCAGAGTTTACCAAGAATGAATTAGTCAAGGTATTTGGTTTTATGAAAATGAAGACCGTTGATGTAATCAGAAACTCAGTTGACAGAAGTGTTTTTAATAATAAGCATAAAGAAGGTGTTAGACATCCTAATCGATTTATACTGACAGTCGGCACTCTAGAGCCTAGGAAAAATTTAAGTTCTGTAATTGAAGATTTCATTGCGTTGGTTAAGGAAACCGATTATGAAGGAGATCTACTGATAGTTGGAAAGAAAGGATGGTTAATTGAATCTTATCTTGATAACAAAATAGAAGTTAAGATGAAGGATAGAATAAAGTTTACAGGCTTTATATCGGACTCACTTTTGGCCTTATATTACTCAACCTGTGATTTGTTTGTATTTCCTAGTTTATATGAGGGTTTTGGTATTCCGCCTTTAGAAGCATATTGCTGTGGTGCTAAGGTCATATCTACTAAAAATAGCGAGATACCTAGTCTAAATCTAAAAGGAATTATATTTCTAGATCCAAAGGAGCAACGATTTGTAGAGGCAATGAAAACCATGCTTAAAAGTAAACACGAAATTTCTGAGTATAGAGAAACTTGGAGGATTAACTCTATTGCACTGAAAAGATTGTTAGATGATATAGCAAGAGAATGA
- a CDS encoding glycosyltransferase, translated as MNQELPLPQEPRNSLSKFLNCNNVVQLSHSVDVEVISDFDFGNKFCRNDVRVGFLGRLDESKGIKLFLDVYNSFSDTDKVRFYCAGKGAYSDKVISLAKSNSNFNYIGFIAERTQVKRFLSEIDFLLVPSLRSNSWEELFGLVIIEAMSQGVVVFATDHIGPVSILNHEVDGYILKEDMFVEECCKYLVQEKGLFKPVALEAIIASKKYKLDVLASEWEKYL; from the coding sequence TTGAATCAAGAATTGCCGTTACCGCAGGAGCCTCGAAATTCACTAAGTAAATTTTTAAACTGTAACAATGTAGTTCAATTATCTCATTCTGTTGATGTTGAGGTTATAAGTGATTTTGATTTCGGAAATAAATTTTGCAGGAATGATGTCCGAGTCGGTTTTCTTGGTCGGTTAGATGAGTCGAAAGGTATTAAACTATTTTTAGATGTTTATAATAGTTTTTCTGATACCGATAAAGTCAGGTTTTATTGTGCAGGGAAAGGAGCTTATTCCGATAAAGTTATATCCTTAGCAAAATCTAACTCTAACTTTAATTATATTGGTTTTATTGCTGAACGAACTCAAGTAAAACGTTTTTTGTCAGAAATTGATTTTTTATTAGTACCATCTCTCAGAAGTAACTCTTGGGAAGAGCTGTTTGGGTTGGTGATTATAGAAGCAATGAGCCAAGGGGTTGTGGTCTTCGCAACTGATCATATCGGTCCTGTTTCAATATTAAATCATGAAGTCGATGGCTATATACTCAAAGAAGATATGTTTGTTGAAGAATGTTGTAAATATTTAGTACAGGAAAAAGGTCTGTTTAAACCAGTCGCGTTAGAGGCTATTATAGCGTCTAAAAAATATAAACTTGACGTTTTGGCTTCTGAGTGGGAAAAGTACTTATGA
- a CDS encoding glycosyltransferase family 4 protein, producing the protein MKYIDCRLVSVKPTGISNFILKVVSNIDSPDCFYIVNSYDERLPSNQIVVKYKPFNIVDFIKFSFWLRSEGPSIYMSMFYSGSLLSFEKTKQMMVIHDLMYKFVPGFFGSKCRTFLARMYFDFIVDRSLQNCSVIFSVSDSTKKDVRKIYNRDSIVIGEGVTLNVAENKFKFRRFKESFFLYVGNSRPHKGLDEFVLGYEKYRNNGGEHSLIIVGNSKKFEVEGIRSIGYVDDLELSILYRESVGLVFPSHYEGFGLPVLDALNHETPIYCNSIPAFMEFKNSNIRYFQTKDPDSIANCLSENVRFNPDEAGRILSRFSWGKTSKILKDMLNEEN; encoded by the coding sequence TTGAAATATATAGATTGTAGATTGGTTTCAGTAAAACCTACTGGTATATCAAATTTTATATTGAAAGTTGTTTCAAATATAGATTCACCGGATTGTTTTTATATAGTTAATAGTTACGATGAGAGGTTGCCCAGTAATCAGATTGTTGTTAAATATAAACCATTTAATATTGTTGATTTTATCAAATTTAGTTTTTGGTTGAGAAGTGAAGGCCCATCGATTTATATGTCAATGTTTTACTCTGGCTCATTACTCTCTTTCGAAAAAACAAAACAGATGATGGTAATTCATGATTTGATGTATAAGTTTGTCCCTGGCTTTTTCGGTAGTAAGTGCAGAACGTTTTTAGCCAGAATGTACTTCGATTTTATTGTCGATCGTTCTTTGCAAAATTGTTCTGTTATATTTTCAGTCTCTGATTCAACAAAAAAAGATGTGAGAAAAATATATAATAGAGATTCAATTGTTATTGGTGAGGGAGTAACTTTGAATGTTGCTGAGAATAAATTTAAATTCCGTCGCTTCAAGGAGTCATTCTTTTTATATGTAGGAAACTCTCGCCCACACAAAGGTTTGGATGAATTTGTTTTGGGGTATGAGAAATATAGAAATAATGGAGGAGAGCATTCTTTGATAATAGTTGGAAATTCTAAGAAATTTGAAGTGGAAGGGATTAGAAGTATTGGATATGTCGACGATTTAGAGTTAAGTATCCTTTACCGAGAGTCTGTAGGGTTAGTGTTTCCATCTCATTATGAAGGCTTTGGCTTACCAGTATTAGATGCATTAAATCATGAGACACCTATCTATTGTAACTCAATCCCCGCTTTTATGGAGTTCAAAAATAGTAATATCCGTTATTTTCAGACTAAAGACCCCGACTCAATCGCTAATTGTTTGTCTGAAAATGTTAGATTTAATCCTGATGAAGCAGGAAGGATATTGAGTCGATTTAGCTGGGGAAAAACATCAAAAATTTTGAAAGATATGCTCAATGAAGAAAATTAG